The DNA region attattaatctgtctttttttttttttgcagaaagTCGAGTACTGGATGAagttaggtctgaaaacacgtgttgcactcttttccttagtacaGTTTTGTCCCAAAgtgggttttccgacaaggtttttaatgaggcaacaagtacaacgtgctACTTGATGAAAATGAGGCAAAGTATCCAGGAACTCGGGGTATACCCCTCGAGTGGGGACTTGATAGTGCTTCCGATCATGCAGCTCGGATAAACACTAGGGACTATCATACCCATATCAAGGCTTACCCCGGAAAGTTAAAATGAGTTCAGCTCAACAAAGCAGATGAACACTGTTAAGTGCTACCCCGGAGAAGTCCTCGAAATTTTATATTTCCCATCTTTGTCTAATCCCGGACCTTCTGTGTTAGgtttcgatgtaaggaccaaacgatcagaacgaatcgtgtccacttagtatttgctacggcaaaagcAGAAGGAAACGGATGAAGTCTTCATATTATGTACGTGCAAATACTTGcaatataaagaaaattatgaaaattcaTCTCGGACGTGTCTTCTTATTAAATACCCTACAACGGGGACTACTGTCGAAACTCAGCATCATTTTATCAAAATACCCTACACCGGAGACTACCATCGAAATTCGACAAAGGCAACAAGGTCGCGTTGAGCCAAGCCAAAATCTTTAAAAACCCTCGAATGGGGACTGCCATATCAAAATTTGACAAGGGAGGGATTCAGGTGTCCGAACTAATCTATGATAAGAAAGCGGTCGGAAAATATCGGCCCtaaaatgcctaacgtgattcagagacgtctgaattcataaagcataaataagtcccgCGGGCAAATCACTCGATCAAATCCTCGGATAAAAAGGTACCGAATGAAGAGAAAAGCCAACACTTAGGCACAGTCCAGAAAAAATGACTCCGAACCTTTGATTATTCTCAATGGGATAAGTGATTAAGACAAAAGTCATAACAAGTATTCGGACAAAAGGATAAAGagaatcaaaaagaaaatacacaTTCCATATATGAAGGGTTTTTACAATAAACTTTCCACAgtcaaaaagcaaaaacaaattaaaaggcaaaaacaaactaaaaggcaaaaacaaaataaaggctaGTGCAGGTCCTGATCTACCCGGTACGACTGGAGCCTGAGTTCTCGGAAACTGTTCGCTCGAAATCCTCAGACTCCGAGTCAAGGGCTTTCTTAGCCTCCTCCTCGATTGTTTTGGCCTCGAGTATCAGAGCCGGGAGGTCCCCTAATCCTTGTTGAGCCTGTTCAAGGGTAACCCTCCGGGATTTCCACCGTTCATATTCGACCGCAATCGTAGTATGAGTCTCGGTAGCCTCCACGTCCTTAAGAGACTCTTCTAAGTCGGCCTTAGCCTTGGCCAATTTAGCTGCCAATTCTAATCTCTCTTCATCGAGAATTCTTTGAACTTGAGTAGCCGACTTGAGCTCGGCCTTAAGAATGTCATTGGCCTCGGCTGCCTCCTCGAATTGCTTTTGCGCTCATCACAAATGCGGGCCCGATCCTCGGCTTTCTGTTCAACTACCCTCAACTTCTCTTTGTCCTTAGCGTTCTCGGATTCAAGCAGCTGATGCCTCTCTGCTATCCTCACGGCATCGGCCTTGACCGAATCAAGTTCACCTCAAAGTTGAGAGATAGTGGCCTCGAGTTCCCTGAGCCTCGATGAAAAATGGGCATTGTCCTTGCTAAAGCCAGCCTTATCCGCTTCCAGGAGCCGGTTCTTTTCAACCATTCCGCTAACTCGGCCGCGAACGAAGGTTTCGGCTTTGTTGTTTCGAGCTCGGGTCAAGGTTGGAAGGCGGCGACGCTGCCGGTCAATGATCTTCCTTTTCTTGCAGAAGGTGCTGGAACTTCTCCGTTTCATGACCCTGGGCATCCAGCTGACACTTTAAGTCGTCAACCTCGTGTTGTGCACGGATAAAGGCCTCATTGACGAGCACAACACTCTGCAAAAGAAACAAACAAAGTTAAACTTGGATAAAGCAAGAGCTGAGGATCACATTGAATTATGGAAAAATTGGATGATAAGCTTACCTTGCTGTTCGTGCATGCCCTCATTAACGAGGCACCTTTGCCAGGGACTCCTATCCTTTTCTTATCCGAGTCCAAAATGAGAGGCCTCGGATAGCTTGCTACTCATACACAGACGGGACAAAAAGCCGCAATCCTCGGGATGGTGACCATGGCCGACCTTATCCTTTCCTTGCCCACGCTAGGCCGAAAAGATACCTACTAGGCTATCCCTCGCACCCATTTCGGCGGGTAGGCAGTACCGCCGTGGCCCGAGGATAGGGAGATGATCGAAATCGGCAGCTTCCCCCCGCAAAGGGATATCCGAGAACATGTCGTCCAGATTATCGGGCCTTGCCACATGAGTAGACGAAGCCGGGACAGCCCCGATGGCCTCGGGAGAAGTAGGTGCCTCAGATGTTGCAGCTTGGTCAGCACCGGGCAGTGGACTGGTATCCGTTGGAGCCTCGGTACCGGGGGTCGACTGTCCTCTTTGCTTTGCCTCAATATTTAAAGATGGCCCAGATCTTCTAGGCCTCTGCAGGGGAACCTCTTCGGAAGAAGCGTCACCTGAAATGTCAATATATTCAATTGACCTTAGAGgagttgcaaaaagaatttcttCCCCACCTGCGTGCAGAGTAGGAGCCGAAGGTCCTTCTTCAGCGGTAAGAAAGGGAGGAATGGTGGCTTCCTCCTCCGGAACAGAGGCGACGGAGGGGCCCTCACCGACCCTTCAAATTAGAAAATTGGGCTCTGATTCATCCCTTAGAGTCCGAACAACACTCCTTGCCCTTTTCTTTGGTTTCTGCCCTTTGCCCGAGGGCTTTCTCCGTTTCCTACCGATAGCAGCAATGAGCCGAGAAGACCCCCGCCGTACCAATTCAGAACCGGCGCAGCAGCTCATTCTTCGCCGGTTCCGGCCTTGGCTCCACCGAGTCCCCAGGTGCCTAAATCTTAAGgggttataaaaagaaaaggaaaaagggaaggATGCAATATATACCAAATCAAGGAGAGCATTACCGTGATTTTGGGCAACCCATCGGCCACGCGACAGGTCCCCCCATGTCAGTTGTTTGTGAGTGTGCTGGCCAATAATTACTCCAATCCATTCGGTCATGTTCCGGACGGCTGGAGGTATCCATGCCACAgctaataaaaaagaaaaaaaaaaggggataaATCACATGAATGCAAGGGAGCAAGTGTTGACAAAGCATGGAGGAAGAATAATTATTGAAGGGAGAACTGTGATACTTATGCCTGTCGTTCCACATCTCCGGAAAAGGCATGTACTCAGTCGGAATAATGTCCGCGTTCCTTACCCGGACATAGTGTTCTAACCACCCTCGATCTCTGTCTTCgtctattttggaaaagatTGGGTTCCGACCTCGCTTGGCGAGCTTTATCACGCCCCTTCAGAAGAGCCTCAGGGAATATAACTGGATGAAATGCACCATCGTGAATTCCTTGTTGACGTTGTTGGCCAATAACCGGAGGCAGGCCACGGTCCTCCAGATAATCGGACCAATTTGGGCCCAAGCCACATTGTACGACCGGCGCATCTCCAAGATAACCGGGTCAATTGGAGGGTTGAGTTTGAGCGTAAATGGATAGGTGTAAACGTATAGAAAACCTTCTCTATGATCGGTAATAGACTCGTCGGGCCCAGGGGCGAACACTTGCACCGGACGGTTATCCCATCCGCAGTCGGCCCGGACCTGGTCAAGTTTATCCTCCGTAATAGACGAAGGATATCGCCTTACGTCGAAACCCCTATCCGCGACCGGGGATGGCTTCTCGACGTCAAATTCTTTGTTGTAGTTGGGTTTGGACAGCACTATGTCCAAGGCAGTCGGTTCGACGAAGGTTTTTCCCTTGGGTTGTGAGGTTAGCTCGGCTCTCTGAGAAGAAACCGAGGGAACGTCCTGGGAGGTAGTTTCGGTGTTGGTAGACATTTGGAAGATGTGAAAAAGAAGATTTGTGAAATTGAAGTAAGAAACAAAACAGTTGGAGGAAATATATGAAAGATTGAAAAGGCGTTTGAAGAATTCAAAATGACgagtgaaagaggtaacaaaggAGCACTTTCGATCAAAGAATAGCAAATGGAGAAGTTGGCAAATTTGTCTTTCTTACGATCAAAACAAGCAAGAAATTAAGAGATGAAAACGACCAGGAGTAAGAAATGAGTAAATGAAGAAGTAAAGAAGTGaaagtaaaaaagtgaaaaggtTAAGGTCCTTATATAGGTGTGGGAACTGTAGCGGTTACAGAGAGCAGCCAATCGGGGGGGAGGGGGGCACGTGTCCCAcaattaatgagacgtgataTGAGGCGACGTGCGTTACAGCGGTTCCCGAGGTCGCCCATTCGGGACGAGACACGTGGCCGATGTCAGAGGGACGTGACAAaactgttcccgccaaaattAAAGGATAAGAACGAGCTTATGAAACCACCAATTTTGTGACttatccacttcccgttactcctGTAAAACTACGGTCcgaaaagtgtggggactatctgtatacggtaaaaaccggatatATGCAAGATCGGTGAGACCGGGGGCCGAGGGTAGGACCAAATAAGCACGAGTATGATCGGTCTTTTCTTCAGACCGGGGGGATTGCACCAGATGTGGCTGATCCGAGAAAAGAGAAGTAAATCTGTTGGTCTAGTGTCTCCGGACCAAACTTagcgtggccgttagtccggtttctctaTGTCCGAACTGAACGTGGCCGTTGGTCTGGTTAACCAGTTGCGGAACTGCCACGCATCAAGACCGTTCTGTCATTTTGTACTGACAAGCGTACgcgtgtcagaccgtacggtcctaccttatccttttagggttttttttATTCTAAAAAAGCTTTGTATTGTATGTAAGGCCCATGAGgtaaaactataaatagaggacattttcctacttttaggggttggctttttgagatctagaacattgtaatagaaaatatacattaaatctctctctctctctctctctctctcgttttAGTCTGAATCAGTGGTGTGTTTGACTTTGTTTATCCATTCAATACAATTAACTTAATCTCCAATATCAACATATTATTTAAAGGCATTAACACATATACCCACATATACACATTATAGCGTACGAATCCATACGTGTTCCCTGTCAActcaaaatagattaaagtttatccacatatcctatacctcgcttataaattcaattgttacatAAATTTGGGGTAAACAGAAATGTTTGAGAGGATCCCATTATAAGCTCTGGATTTTTGCAGATACAAATAGAAGGTAAATGCTTGATTGGCCTAAGAGATTCCATATTATTAATGGAATTACTCGAGGATATCTCTATCTTCATCAAAACTCAATATTGTGGATAATCCACAGAGATATTAACCTAGCAATGTTTTGCTAGACGTTGATATGAACCCAGCGATATCTGACTTTGGCACGGCAAGAAGTTTTGGAGGAAATGAGATTGGAGCCATGACAACAAGAGTGGCTAGGACATAGTAAAGATCTTTAAACCAACAGAGCTACTTGCACTCCACTAAAAAAGataatttctttctttgtttgacATTATCCTACAGCGGCTACATGTCTCTAGAGTATGCagcagaaggaaaattttcagtGAAATCAGATGTATTTAGCTTTGGGGTTCTAGTTATGGAGATTGTAAGCGGGAAGAGAAATAGAGGGTTCTTGTATCCAGACCATCACCATAATCTTCTAGGATATGTAGGAGCTCTTCTTGTCTATTTTTTTCAGTCCAACAATCATGTTAGTAACATCTAATTACTTCATGATATCAAATTTTCAGGTGTGGATCTGCttcaaagaaggaagggttttGGAAGTAATAGATACACAACTAAGGCAGTCGTGCAACCTGTCTGAAGTTCAAAGATCAGTCCATGTAGGTCTATTATGTGTGCAAAGAATGTCAAGAAGATAGGCCGAGTATGGCATCAATTGTGATAGTGTTGGGTAGTGATGCTGTGCTGCCCTTGCCTAAAGAGCCAGTCTTTTTCAATGGCAGAAGCCGATTCAATGAAGCTTACAGTTCATCTAGCAAGCATGGCGAAACTTCTGTCAATGAATTAAGCATCACACAGTTAGATGCCAGGTAGGAGATAAGTTTTCAGGTCATTATTGTTTCCCTCCAGAGGCTGTGAgtgtgtttggattggcttaaaCGCTGGTAAAACCAGCATAAAAGTTATATTTGGTGTTTGGCAAACACCAAAAGTGCTtgtgcttttaagccaaaaatcATAAGTTGACTACTCCTGACTTATTGCTATTAGCTTAAAAGCTATTTAGGTTTGATCAAATAATTTAGCTTGCTCTACCCTTAGATTCACTTACTAGTTTTAGAATACGTGAATTGCACGTATGTGATTGTAAATAATGgcattactactatatagaagctcGAAGAATGGGATGACCAAGGGCAAAAAAGTAATTTCAAAGCTAATATTTTGGCGGTTTCCATTGTTATTGTGCTGGAAAGGTGTCGTACTAAAATGCTTTGTAAGTGTACGTTTTCCTAAATTGGACCAAAAACCCAGATGCCCATTGCTTTGCAGGTGGGTCCCATATTCTGTTCACACCTTGCAGCCTTTTCAATTTACTAATACCCGCATGGTTATTTTATTGACAGTGTGTTTTATGTTTGATAGCTATTTATAgcaataaaacaaacaaatacaatACGTACTACGTAgtaaaaagtaaccaaacagAAACTCCTATACTCCTATATCTTTACTTTTTGTTGCacacaacaaaaagaaaacgGATAATTACCGGGATAAACTTCAATTATTGTTTTGAAAGATAATTTAGGGATTGTGCAAAACAATTATATTAGTCCTATTACAAATTCTTAACTATATAATTGTTTGATTACCTGTACACAGTGATATGTTTTTTAATGAGTTTAATCATGAAAGGTAAAAGGGGATAAAGGATTCATGTATAAGTTTATTCTCAATTTACCATTTGCTTAACTAAAAAATAGCCCAATAAATTCTACTAAAATCAACTAAGTAACTACATCGTTTTTTTAATCTCAAGTCGTATTATTTTATGTGGATttccatataaatttatttggataaaaatgagCAGCGGAATCAAGATTTTACTAAGAGAATTCAAAGTCAATATAAGAAGAAGTCAAAGAGATTCgacatttactatatatatttataaaaaaataatttttacctttaatatacaatataatttCCAGCGGAAGGGGATTCAAATTATCCCCCTCTCTACTCATGAAGAAAATTGTGATAGTATTGAAAGATAATATGCTTAGTACTGTAGAAgatgaattaattatttaatttggaGGGCGTGGAACTTGGATTCATAACTTCGAGTTTCTAATAAAACTAAGGCCTCATTtatttgcacttaatggaggtctgaaCCTTAggccattaagtgcatttgttaaCATAAAAATCTAAGAACTTATTAGAtctgaataggtcttaatcattaacATCTTGAATCAAGGCTTAATTccattaagaggtatttttgtCTAGATAATTTTTACCCACTAgctccaccccaccccccaaccccaccccaaccccacccacCGCCACCCCCACAGCCCACCCCACCACCTCACCTTCACCCCGACCGCCAATCCCCACCCCAACCCCCTCCCCATCACCCACGTAACCCCACCCCCACACTCCAATCCTCCatcaccacccacccccaccccaccccaccaccacttTCCACTACCCCACCTTTACCCTATCACCAACCCCACTTCCAAACCCCTTTTCCCCTTTCACCTCCCTCCCCACCCCACCCACTACCACTACCATCTCCACCATTATTAGTGCaaataaatgtttcattttttttatcaaataatatttttttattaaattattagttacttttttatttgaattatatatttattgtatgcaataaatacattatgcacattcagatgttgaaaaacaaattcagatgttgaaaaaacaaacagtcttaatcattcagtttTCAGACCTAGATataacatcttaatcattccgatgtgcattcagatttctcttaatgaaaacaaatgaggccgaATACTCACCTGATACACTTAGTGTAACAATTCTGATGAAGATGAGAATCAACTATTATTCTATAAAATCCTTGtattctatttttttcaaacttttagttaaaaaaaaacctcttcttctttttttaatattacttAGGATGGTCTATTCGGTCCCAAAAcagaattttatatataaaaacaatACTCATTAACTAATGCATAATAAAAGATACTCCTCGCAGTTCAAAAAGAATGTTTACTTAGCTTTTATGTTTTGGTTCAAAAAGGAGTGTACAAATAgttaagtgaacactctttttgaactggagggagtatatgcaatttctaaaaatgtctTTCCATGCTAATTTGCATTTATTACAAAAGCTAAGCTATAGAATAACTTAACCAAATACCTTTAATTAATGTTATTGACTTGTttcttaatgaaaataaatgcgCTAGAGTTAAAAACATATTCTTTTTAAACTGAAGGTAAATGCGCTAGAGTTAAAAACATATTCTTTTTAAACTGAAGGTAAATGCGCTAGAGTTAAAAACATATTCTTTTTAAACTGAAGGTAGTACCTAACACAAATTGTTGGGCCGTACTAGTACAATTAGAAGAATGAATTATGTACGATAGCAATTGACGTTTGAATAGATCCAATATTATATTCATTTAAATGACAAGAAAGAGTGTTATTACACTGAGTTAATAGTTGAACTCAAAATAATTCGATATCTTCCTACCTGCACAGGTGAATAATTTAGTTTATCTATTTAGAGTTTTAATTACAGATA from Lycium ferocissimum isolate CSIRO_LF1 chromosome 2, AGI_CSIRO_Lferr_CH_V1, whole genome shotgun sequence includes:
- the LOC132047405 gene encoding cysteine-rich receptor-like protein kinase 43, which produces MASGEVGASDVAAWSAPGSGLVSVGASVPGVDCPLCFASIFKDGPDLLGLCRGTSSEEASPEMSIYSIDLRGVAKRISSPPACRVGAEGPSSAIQIEDVDMNPAISDFGTARSFGGNEIGAMTTRVARTYGYMSLEYAAEGKFSVKSDVFSFGVLVMEIVSGKRNRGFLCGSASKKEGFWK